The nucleotide sequence GAAGATTCTTTTCCAACCTACTATTTACAATTCCGTTTTCGTATCTAATTGCTTTATTCGAGTATTTATACGGACTAATTGGAGTTCCAAACTACGACTTTGGTGTCAGAATCGTTCTAGACATCATCGGTTTGTTCATGGTAGCTGTAGCCGTATCAATGTATGCGCGTTCCAACTTGATCATGCATCCAAACGACGATCTAGCATATATCATTAGGTTTAAATTCATCCATGGAAATCCAGTTCTTTCACAGTGGGCTAGTTACACCCCACCAATCATTATCACGATAATCAGTTTTACTTTATCAGGTAAGTTATATGCGATTGGATTCGGGACACTGTTCGCCCTGCTATTCCAAGGAGCGATGATGGGTTGGGCAGACACCCATGCCTTTCCAAAGTTAAAGCATCATGTGGATATATAATT is from Lentilactobacillus curieae and encodes:
- a CDS encoding YczE/YyaS/YitT family protein, which gives rise to MAKTKDFKQRFYYLCLSLLINSAGNALAISTNLGSAVWTASGVNLSKLTGISLGTTLFLYGVVITLMNQLLLGSFDRRRFFSNLLFTIPFSYLIALFEYLYGLIGVPNYDFGVRIVLDIIGLFMVAVAVSMYARSNLIMHPNDDLAYIIRFKFIHGNPVLSQWASYTPPIIITIISFTLSGKLYAIGFGTLFALLFQGAMMGWADTHAFPKLKHHVDI